A single window of Ammospiza caudacuta isolate bAmmCau1 chromosome Z, bAmmCau1.pri, whole genome shotgun sequence DNA harbors:
- the ZBTB5 gene encoding zinc finger and BTB domain-containing protein 5 — translation MDFPGHFEQVFQQLNYQRLHGQLCDCVIVVGNRHFKAHRSVLAACSTHFRALFTVAEGDQSMNMIQLDSEVVTAEAFAALIDMMYTSTLMLGESNVMDVLLAASHLHLNSVVKACKHYLTTRTLPLSPPSERAQEQSARLQRSFMLQQLGLSIVSSALGSAQGAEEPAGAAGAALRGGLEQRAAFPMRRLHKRKQSSEERARQRARPALDEPGADGAPESGPPVVHSREDFFSPDSLKMVDNSKADAAADNQEDNAIMFDQSFGAQEDAQVPSQSDNGGGNISQMSMASQATQVETSFDQEAAAEKSNFPCENPEVSLNEKEHMRVVVKSEPLSSPEPQDEVSDVTSQAEGSESVEVEGGVVSAEKIELSPESSDRSFSDPQSSTDRVGDIHIMEVSNNLEHKSSFSISNFLNKSRGGGFSTSQNSDDNIPNTTSDCRMDSDAPYLMSPESGPAGGHSSAAVSHVENPFSEPADSHFVRPMQDVMGLPCVQTSGYRAAEQFGMDFPRSGLGLHSLSRAMMGSVRGGAGGFPGYRRIAPKMPVVTSVRGSQLQESSSGSQLMLNGGASFEGAHLSQPGPPQLTRASADVLSKCKKALSEHNVLVVEGARKYACKICCKTFLTLTDCKKHIRVHTGEKPYACLKCGKRFSQSSHLYKHSKTTCLRWQSSNLPSSLL, via the coding sequence ATGGATTTCCCGGGGCACTTTGAGCAGGTCTTCCAGCAGCTCAACTACCAGCGGCTGCACGGGCAGCTGTGCGACTGCGTCATCGTGGTGGGCAACCGGCACTTCAAGGCGCACCGCTCGGTGCTGGCCGCCTGCAGCACGCACTTCCGCGCGCTCTTCACCGTGGCCGAGGGCGACCAGAGCATGAACATGATCCAGCTGGACAGCGAGGTGGTGACGGCCGAGGCCTTCGCCGCGCTCATCGACATGATGTACACCTCCACGCTGATGCTGGGCGAGAGCAACGTCATGGACGTGCTGCTGGCCGCCTCGCACCTGCACCTCAACTCGGTGGTCAAGGCCTGCAAGCACTACCTGACGACGCGGACGCTGCCGCTGTCGCCGCCCAGCGAGCGCGCGCAGGAGCAGAGCGCGCGGCTGCAGCGCTCCTtcatgctgcagcagctggggctcagcatcGTCAGCTCGGCGCTGGGCTCGGCGCAGGGCGCCGAGGAgccggcgggcgcggcgggcgcggcgctgcGCGGCGGGCTGGAGCAGCGCGCCGCCTTCCCCATGCGCCGCCTGCACAAGCGCAAGCAGTCCTCCGAGGAGCGCGCCCGGCAGCGCGCGCGGCCCGCCCTGGACGAGCCCGGCGCGGACGGCGCCCCCGAGAGCGGGCCGCCCGTCGTGCACTCCCGCGAGGACTTCTTCTCGCCCGACTCGCTCAAGATGGTGGACAACTCCAAGGCCGACGCCGCGGCCGATAACCAGGAGGACAACGCCATCATGTTCGACCAGTCCTTCGGCGCTCAGGAGGACGCCCAAGTGCCCAGCCAGTCAGACAATGGCGGGGGGAACATCTCCCAGATGTCCATGGCGTCCCAGGCCACACAGGTGGAAACCAGCTTCGaccaggaggctgctgctgagaagagcaaCTTCCCGTGCGAAAACCCGGAGGTCAGCCTGAACGAGAAGGAGCACATGAGGGTGGTGGTGAAGTCGGAGCCCCTGAGCTCCCCGGAgccccaggacgaggtgagcGATGTCACCTCCCAGGCGGAGGGCAGCGAGTCTGTGGAGGTGGAAGGAGGGGTGGTGAGTGCAGAGAAGATCGAGCTGAGTCCCGAGAGCAGCGACCGCAGCTTCTCAGACCCCCAGTCCAGCACCGACAGGGTGGGAGACATCCACATCATGGAGGTGTCCAACAACCTGGAACACAAGTCCTCTTTCAGCATTTCAAATTTTTTGAACAAAAGCAGGGGAGGTGGCTTTAGCACCAGCCAGAACAGCGATGACAACATTCCCAACACCACCAGCGACTGCAGGATGGACAGCGATGCCCCGTACCTGATGAGCCCGGAGTCGGGGCCCGCCGGCGGCCACTCCTCCGCCGCCGTCTCGCACGTGGAGAACCCGTTCAGCGAGCCCGCGGACTCCCACTTTGTGAGGCCCATGCAGGATGTGATGGGCCTGCCGTGCGTGCAGACCTCCGGCTACCGAGCAGCGGAGCAGTTCGGCATGGATTTCCCCCGCTCGGGCCTGGGCCTGCACTCGCTGTCGCGGGCCATGATGGGCTCCGTGCGAGGCGGGGCGGGCGGCTTTCCTGGCTACCGGCGCATCGCCCCCAAGATGCCCGTGGTGACCTCGGTGCGGGGCTcgcagctgcaggagagctcGTCGGGCTCGCAGCTGATGCTGAACGGCGGCGCGTCCTTCGAGGGCGCGCACCTGtcgcagccgggcccgccgcaGCTGACGCGCGCCTCGGCCGACGTGCTGTCCAAGTGCAAGAAGGCTCTGTCGGAGCACAACGTGCTGGTGGTGGAGGGCGCGCGCAAGTACGCCTGCAAGATCTGCTGCAAGACCTTCCTGACGCTGACGGACTGCAAGAAGCACATCCGCGTGCACACGGGGGAGAAGCCCTACGCCTGCCTCAAGTGCGGCAAGCGCTTCAGCCAGTCCAGCCACCTGTACAAACACTCTAAGACCACCTGCCTGAGGTGGCAGAGCAGCAACCTGCCCAGCAGCTTGCTGTGA